One stretch of Spiroplasma mirum ATCC 29335 DNA includes these proteins:
- a CDS encoding TIM barrel protein: protein MIKKCIILAVKLKVRIIQLAGYDVYYEIKDNETRKWFFTNLKAGLKLANCYGVMIAIETMDDTFISSITKYLTIKKECPSPWLSVYPDVGNLTDWVGEEVTKEIAIGINEIVGFHLKDTIVVSSHHPDKFKKVPFGTGCVYFVKILQYLRTVNY from the coding sequence ATTATTAAAAAATGTATTATTTTAGCTGTTAAGTTAAAAGTTCGGATTATTCAATTAGCAGGTTATGATGTTTATTATGAAATAAAAGATAACGAAACACGAAAATGATTTTTTACTAATTTGAAAGCAGGTTTAAAACTTGCTAATTGTTATGGGGTAATGATAGCAATTGAAACAATGGATGATACTTTTATTTCATCAATTACTAAATATTTAACAATTAAAAAAGAATGTCCTAGTCCGTGGTTAAGTGTCTATCCGGATGTTGGTAATTTAACTGATTGAGTTGGTGAGGAAGTTACAAAGGAAATTGCAATCGGAATTAACGAAATTGTTGGTTTTCATTTAAAAGATACTATCGTGGTTAGTTCTCATCATCCTGATAAATTTAAAAAGGTGCCATTTGGGACGGGATGTGTATATTTTGTAAAAATTTTACAATATCTCCGAACAGTTAATTACTAA
- a CDS encoding orotidine 5'-phosphate decarboxylase / HUMPS family protein: MKKPLLQIALYTLTLQEALDNLALVGLDVDIIEIGTILLCAEEINAIKTIKKHYPNKIILADGKIDDAGKILGWMLLAAGADIITVICCADLATIAGVVEISKEYHKEMQIELTGVWTFEQAKKWKALGVEKVVYHRARDVQAAGAKWTTEDSKNWTAN; the protein is encoded by the coding sequence ATGAAAAAACCACTTTTACAAATTGCATTGTATACTTTAACACTACAAGAAGCTCTTGATAACTTAGCCCTTGTTGGTTTGGACGTTGATATTATTGAAATTGGGACAATTTTATTATGTGCTGAAGAAATTAATGCTATCAAAACCATTAAAAAACATTATCCGAATAAAATTATTTTAGCGGATGGTAAAATTGATGATGCTGGCAAAATTCTGGGGTGAATGTTACTAGCCGCCGGGGCGGATATTATTACGGTTATTTGTTGTGCTGATCTTGCGACGATTGCCGGTGTTGTAGAAATTAGTAAAGAATATCACAAAGAAATGCAAATTGAATTAACTGGCGTGTGAACCTTTGAACAAGCTAAAAAATGAAAAGCCCTTGGTGTTGAAAAGGTAGTTTATCATCGTGCTCGCGATGTTCAAGCTGCGGGTGCCAAATGAACGACGGAAGATTCAAAAAATTGAACAGCTAATTAA
- a CDS encoding PTS sugar transporter subunit IIA translates to MQLDFLESLLTNNSILLHHTAATWEAAVKIVFKPYYIIAPKLAMPHTRPKEGVLKNAFSLVSLTEPVLFADNQPVSLLIGFVRLMPKLI, encoded by the coding sequence ATGCAACTGGATTTTTTAGAATCACTCTTAACTAATAATTCAATTTTGCTTCATCATACCGCCGCGACTTGAGAAGCAGCGGTTAAAATTGTTTTTAAACCCTATTATATTATTGCACCAAAATTAGCGATGCCCCATACGCGCCCCAAAGAAGGGGTTTTAAAAAATGCTTTTAGCTTAGTTTCCTTAACAGAACCAGTGCTATTTGCTGATAACCAACCAGTTAGTTTATTAATTGGCTTTGTGCGGTTGATGCCGAAACTCATTTAA